A portion of the Bacillus marinisedimentorum genome contains these proteins:
- a CDS encoding DUF421 domain-containing protein: MFFDTWTDIGRLVIVSILAYFALVFLLRISGKRTLSKMNAFDLVVTVAIGSTLATILLNKKVSIAEGLTAFAMLIGLQYIVAWLSVRSKTVGNLIKDEPQLLYYGGIYIRDAMKKERILDVEILQAARTQGVDSMKKVEAVVLETDGSISIIKKSDKTGKSTLDNVEGAR; this comes from the coding sequence TTGTTTTTTGATACATGGACAGACATCGGCCGGCTGGTGATCGTTTCAATTCTCGCCTATTTTGCCCTTGTATTTCTGCTCCGTATATCCGGAAAACGGACACTTTCAAAGATGAATGCATTCGACCTTGTTGTTACAGTCGCCATCGGTTCGACATTAGCGACCATCCTGTTGAACAAAAAAGTATCCATTGCGGAAGGGTTGACCGCGTTTGCCATGCTTATCGGCCTGCAGTACATTGTCGCATGGCTATCAGTCAGATCGAAGACGGTCGGAAATTTGATTAAGGATGAACCGCAGCTCCTATACTATGGAGGCATCTATATCCGTGATGCCATGAAAAAGGAGCGTATACTCGATGTGGAAATTCTGCAGGCTGCCCGTACACAGGGGGTTGACAGCATGAAAAAGGTTGAAGCTGTTGTGCTGGAAACAGATGGGAGCATATCGATTATTAAGAAATCGGATAAAACAGGGAAAAGCACACTGGATAACGTGGAAGGTGCCAGATAG
- a CDS encoding YrhK family protein yields MGEESNENQQEQQDKDPDLYIPLGKHEIIINRRYEFLYYLNDFLISAGFLTGSILYLNKELQVYGTWLFIFGSIQLLIRPLIRLSRKIHLTRVNSDIEDSTNRHTYH; encoded by the coding sequence ATGGGAGAAGAAAGTAATGAGAATCAACAGGAACAGCAAGATAAGGACCCGGATCTTTATATCCCCCTCGGGAAACATGAAATCATCATTAACCGCCGCTATGAGTTTTTATATTACTTGAACGATTTTTTGATATCCGCTGGTTTTTTAACCGGCAGTATTCTATATCTGAATAAGGAATTACAAGTCTATGGTACGTGGTTATTCATTTTCGGCAGTATACAGCTGCTGATCCGGCCGCTTATTCGTTTAAGCCGAAAAATCCACCTGACAAGGGTGAATTCAGATATAGAGGACAGCACCAATAGACATACGTATCACTAA